A window of Chloroflexota bacterium contains these coding sequences:
- the thpR gene encoding RNA 2',3'-cyclic phosphodiesterase: MPPQTLRAFIAIEFSPTLRGRLKNVIASLSQATPPDAVSWVKADNIHLTLKFLGNIPQTRIASISAALKEAVAPFDPFSFSVSGIGCFPNFKRPRVLWAGIDPAGAKTLIELQARIENQVSPLGYPPEDRAFSPHVTLGRVRREARPEAAAKAGEAVRAQWQVELGTQRVNAVTLMKSELRPGGPVYTQLFIVALDHAAKG; encoded by the coding sequence ATGCCGCCTCAAACACTCCGCGCTTTCATCGCCATCGAATTCTCTCCAACCCTGCGCGGGCGACTGAAAAATGTCATCGCCAGCCTCAGCCAGGCAACGCCGCCCGACGCTGTCAGCTGGGTGAAGGCCGACAATATTCACCTCACCCTCAAGTTTTTGGGAAACATTCCACAAACCCGCATCGCTTCGATCAGCGCCGCTCTAAAAGAGGCGGTCGCCCCGTTCGACCCGTTCTCGTTTTCGGTGAGCGGCATCGGTTGCTTCCCCAATTTCAAACGCCCGCGCGTGCTTTGGGCCGGGATCGATCCGGCGGGCGCAAAGACGCTGATCGAATTGCAAGCGAGGATCGAAAACCAGGTATCGCCGCTGGGCTACCCGCCCGAAGACCGGGCTTTCTCGCCGCACGTTACGCTGGGCCGGGTGCGGCGCGAGGCCCGGCCCGAGGCGGCGGCGAAGGCGGGCGAGGCCGTCCGCGCTCAATGGCAGGTTGAGTTGGGGACTCAACGGGTGAATGCCGTCACCTTGATGAAGAGTGAACTGCGCCCGGGCGGGCCGGTTTACACGCAACTTTTCATCGTCGCGCTCGACCACGCGGCAAAGGGGTAG
- a CDS encoding response regulator transcription factor, which translates to MTPVKVLIIDPDRDVLETVKAHTTRSGFEALGAQNGKEGIEVFLANTPQAIILRDVMPGLSGWDTAQRIREMSDIPILFISDHRDRASMERALSLGDDYMPPPWNWERLLAKLSALLKRYSAEHKNTLLYDDGYLKVDLASRLVSKGGESIYLTDTEFKLLSFFIRRANQVLKYDELLEYILGHTYAKAKSHVSRYVGYLRKKIEDDSAHPVYFCTERGVGYSFKSRAFTNQDSK; encoded by the coding sequence ATGACACCGGTAAAAGTGCTCATCATTGATCCTGATCGTGATGTTCTTGAAACTGTAAAGGCTCATACGACTCGCAGTGGGTTTGAGGCGCTTGGCGCTCAAAATGGCAAAGAGGGGATCGAAGTGTTTCTGGCAAACACGCCGCAAGCCATCATTTTGAGAGACGTGATGCCCGGCCTGAGCGGTTGGGACACAGCCCAACGCATTCGCGAGATGAGCGACATTCCAATCCTGTTTATCTCCGATCACCGGGACAGGGCCTCTATGGAACGGGCGCTGAGTCTGGGCGACGATTACATGCCCCCGCCCTGGAACTGGGAGCGGCTGTTGGCGAAACTCTCGGCGCTGCTGAAGCGCTATTCGGCGGAGCACAAGAACACGCTTCTTTACGACGACGGCTATTTAAAGGTGGACCTGGCCAGTCGTCTGGTGAGCAAGGGCGGAGAGAGTATTTATTTGACTGACACCGAGTTCAAGTTGTTGAGCTTTTTTATCAGAAGGGCCAACCAGGTGTTGAAGTACGACGAGCTTCTGGAGTACATCCTCGGCCACACTTATGCCAAAGCCAAGTCGCACGTGAGCCGGTACGTGGGCTACCTGCGCAAGAAGATAGAAGACGACTCTGCTCACCCCGTTTACTTCTGCACCGAGCGCGGAGTGGGTTACTCGTTCAAGTCGCGCGCTTTCACCAACCAGGACTCCAAATAA
- a CDS encoding FAD-dependent oxidoreductase: MTLPSHTAITIIGGGIAGCSIAYYLAKLGRKDVLLLDKGELTSGSTWHAAGLLTHFHTSPALMRMRKNSISLYRDLQIEAGHHIGWNEVGSLRVASSPDQFKFLQRQVSLAKAIGLNVAILSPAEALNIFPYMTDRELYGAIYLPNDGHVDPNGVTMEIARRAREMGVTIATDTRVTGIERGHYGEIVGVNTEQGSIKTEIVINAAGMWGRQIGDMVGADLPMTPLVHQHVATKPITNNQLPKNTPCLRDPEYLFYMREEQGGYLIGGFEKEPVAWSVGGVPWDFTSKLLASDWELFGPIMEGAIKRIPILEEAELMHLVNGPEAITPDSRPLLGPVPGVRGFWAACGLSHTGFGAGGAIGEIIAEWIVNGEPPYDVTEMNVRRFGPIMQDRAYAAERARESYKYYYVLRFPHDENEWARPKRLSPLDSRLMKLGAVFGEKNGWERVNYFESGKSGRRMGAEQKQWGWGRPAFFEQVGEEHRAARERVAIWDMSSFGKIEVRGPGALALLQRLADNDVDKPVGSVIYTQFLNERGGIESDLTVVRVGDDHFRIITGSNFVAGDLGWIRMHLGGDVEVREVTEDWATIGLWGPKARQVLQAVTNADVSNGGFPYMTACWIRIEGAIHESPLPESPLQSPLQVWAQRVTYVGELGWEFYMSPRDAGAVWDALMKAGQPFGITPAGYKALDSLRLEKGYRYWSADITPGETPYESGQGFCVKLNKGDGSTGSPCNFIGREALAKLKPEGIQKKLCTVIMNGGVVIYGGEAVFASGEIVGRLRSGGWGYTVGKNIAFIYLPLALAKEGTALEVEVFGERVPATVTADVLYDPKGERLRM, encoded by the coding sequence ATGACCCTCCCCTCTCACACAGCCATCACCATCATCGGCGGCGGCATCGCCGGGTGCAGCATTGCCTACTACCTCGCCAAACTTGGCCGCAAGGACGTGCTTCTGCTCGACAAAGGCGAACTGACCAGCGGCTCTACCTGGCACGCCGCCGGTTTGCTCACCCACTTCCACACTTCGCCCGCCCTGATGCGAATGCGCAAGAACAGCATCTCGCTCTACCGCGATTTGCAGATTGAAGCCGGACATCACATCGGCTGGAACGAAGTGGGCAGTTTGCGCGTAGCCTCCAGCCCCGACCAGTTCAAGTTCCTCCAGCGGCAAGTAAGCCTGGCCAAAGCCATCGGCCTCAACGTCGCCATCCTCTCGCCTGCCGAAGCTTTGAACATCTTTCCGTACATGACCGATCGGGAGTTGTACGGCGCAATCTATTTGCCGAACGACGGTCACGTGGACCCGAACGGGGTGACGATGGAGATCGCCCGCCGGGCGCGGGAAATGGGCGTGACGATTGCCACTGACACGCGAGTGACGGGGATCGAACGCGGCCATTACGGGGAAATCGTCGGCGTGAACACCGAGCAAGGTTCTATCAAAACCGAGATCGTGATCAACGCCGCCGGCATGTGGGGGCGGCAGATCGGCGATATGGTCGGCGCAGACTTGCCCATGACTCCGCTCGTCCACCAGCACGTTGCCACCAAACCAATAACGAATAACCAATTACCCAAAAACACCCCCTGCCTCCGCGACCCCGAATACTTGTTTTATATGCGCGAAGAACAAGGCGGCTATCTCATCGGCGGGTTTGAGAAAGAGCCTGTCGCCTGGTCAGTTGGCGGCGTCCCCTGGGACTTCACCAGCAAACTGCTTGCCTCCGATTGGGAATTGTTCGGCCCGATCATGGAAGGCGCGATCAAACGCATCCCGATTCTGGAGGAGGCCGAGTTGATGCATCTGGTGAACGGCCCCGAAGCGATCACGCCCGACTCGCGGCCACTGCTCGGCCCGGTTCCGGGCGTGCGCGGCTTTTGGGCCGCCTGCGGACTCTCGCACACCGGCTTCGGTGCGGGCGGCGCGATTGGCGAAATCATCGCCGAGTGGATCGTGAACGGCGAGCCGCCTTACGACGTGACCGAGATGAACGTCCGACGCTTCGGCCCGATCATGCAAGACCGGGCTTACGCCGCCGAGCGCGCCCGCGAGTCGTATAAGTATTATTACGTTCTGCGTTTTCCGCACGATGAGAATGAGTGGGCGCGGCCCAAACGCCTCAGCCCGTTGGACTCGCGGCTGATGAAATTGGGCGCGGTCTTTGGCGAGAAGAACGGCTGGGAGCGGGTGAATTATTTTGAGTCGGGGAAATCGGGGCGTCGGATGGGCGCAGAACAAAAGCAGTGGGGCTGGGGGCGGCCAGCATTTTTTGAGCAGGTTGGAGAGGAACACAGAGCCGCCCGCGAGCGTGTGGCAATCTGGGACATGAGTTCATTCGGCAAGATTGAGGTGCGCGGGCCGGGCGCGTTGGCCTTGCTCCAGCGTTTGGCCGACAACGACGTAGACAAGCCGGTCGGCAGTGTCATTTATACTCAATTCCTCAACGAGCGCGGCGGCATCGAATCCGATTTGACCGTCGTTCGCGTGGGCGACGATCACTTTCGCATTATCACCGGCAGCAATTTTGTGGCCGGCGACCTGGGCTGGATTCGGATGCACCTGGGCGGTGATGTCGAAGTGCGCGAAGTCACCGAAGACTGGGCGACGATTGGTTTGTGGGGGCCGAAGGCGCGTCAGGTGTTGCAAGCCGTGACCAACGCCGACGTTTCAAACGGCGGCTTCCCCTACATGACGGCCTGTTGGATACGCATCGAAGGGGCGATTCATGAATCGCCCTTACCTGAATCGCCCCTACAATCGCCCTTACAGGTGTGGGCGCAACGAGTCACTTATGTGGGCGAGTTGGGCTGGGAGTTTTATATGTCGCCCAGAGATGCAGGCGCGGTTTGGGATGCGTTGATGAAAGCCGGTCAACCATTTGGCATCACACCTGCCGGTTACAAAGCATTGGACTCTCTGCGGCTCGAAAAAGGCTATCGTTACTGGAGCGCCGACATCACGCCGGGCGAGACGCCTTACGAGTCGGGGCAGGGTTTCTGCGTGAAACTGAACAAGGGCGATGGTTCGACAGGCTCACCATGCAACTTTATTGGCCGTGAGGCTTTGGCAAAATTGAAACCCGAAGGGATTCAAAAGAAACTTTGCACCGTAATAATGAACGGCGGGGTTGTGATTTACGGCGGCGAAGCGGTCTTTGCCAGCGGCGAGATTGTCGGGCGCTTGCGCTCAGGCGGCTGGGGTTATACAGTTGGCAAGAACATCGCTTTCATCTATCTACCGCTCGCACTCGCCAAAGAAGGGACGGCGCTGGAAGTGGAAGTGTTCGGCGAAAGAGTCCCGGCAACCGTGACAGCAGACGTGTTATATGATCCGAAAGGGGAAAGGTTGAGAATGTAG
- a CDS encoding acyltransferase encodes MSEGLRLYLSRQADGLGRYILEQALYAAVGWVPTLIGLGLRAFLYRLILKMDGWAAIECNVRLRFASNIKLGHSVYLDQGTYLHACPGGIELGAGTIVMHGAVLHVYNFRDLPHAGIKVGQNSLIGEYSVIRGQGGVTIGDRVYTSPFTQIIAVNHVFDDPNRPFVEQGITAEGIVIEDDVWLGAGAVITDGVRVGKGAVVAAGAVVTKDVPPHTVVGGVPAKPIKSIENTMASKPDRVIYFDK; translated from the coding sequence ATGAGTGAAGGGTTGCGGTTGTATCTGAGCCGTCAGGCCGACGGGCTGGGGCGCTACATTTTAGAGCAGGCGTTGTATGCGGCAGTCGGTTGGGTTCCCACCCTCATCGGCCTGGGCTTGCGAGCCTTTCTCTACCGGCTGATTTTGAAGATGGACGGCTGGGCGGCGATTGAGTGCAATGTTCGACTGCGCTTCGCGAGCAATATCAAACTTGGGCATAGCGTTTATCTGGATCAGGGAACTTATTTGCACGCCTGCCCCGGCGGCATTGAACTGGGCGCCGGAACGATTGTGATGCACGGGGCCGTGTTGCACGTTTATAACTTTCGCGATTTGCCCCACGCTGGAATCAAGGTCGGGCAGAACAGCCTCATCGGCGAGTACAGCGTCATTCGCGGGCAGGGCGGGGTGACAATCGGCGACCGGGTCTACACTTCGCCGTTCACCCAGATCATCGCCGTCAACCACGTCTTCGACGATCCCAACCGGCCTTTTGTCGAGCAGGGTATCACGGCAGAAGGCATTGTGATTGAAGATGATGTCTGGCTGGGCGCGGGCGCGGTGATCACCGACGGCGTGCGGGTGGGCAAGGGCGCAGTGGTGGCCGCCGGGGCGGTGGTGACGAAAGACGTGCCGCCCCACACCGTCGTCGGCGGTGTCCCGGCCAAACCGATCAAGTCTATCGAGAACACGATGGCTTCAAAGCCAGATCGTGTCATTTATTTTGACAAGTAG
- a CDS encoding response regulator transcription factor produces the protein MITSSKTALKVLVVDDSQEHVDLLKMILERAGMQVISANSGLEALRATFNHHPDAILLDIMMPGMDGFTTSQRLRELSDTPILIVSAKSQTDDITRAFELGADDYVVKPYDSRELLARLHACIRRVPTTTEDDGQMTLSNGDLVIDPSRHRVIVRQQEVKLTKTEFDLLYYFARNRGRVLTHSMILEAVWGQDSCVSKSTLKQFMLSLRKKIEKNPNNPQWLVNEHGVGYALMFD, from the coding sequence ATGATAACTAGCTCTAAAACTGCGCTCAAGGTTCTCGTGGTAGACGATAGCCAGGAGCATGTTGATCTATTGAAGATGATACTGGAACGGGCCGGAATGCAAGTGATTTCGGCCAACTCGGGTCTCGAGGCTTTGCGGGCTACGTTCAACCATCACCCGGATGCCATTCTCCTCGACATCATGATGCCGGGCATGGATGGCTTCACCACCAGCCAGCGCCTGCGAGAATTGTCGGATACGCCCATTCTGATTGTGTCGGCCAAAAGCCAGACCGACGACATTACGCGGGCGTTTGAATTGGGCGCTGACGATTACGTTGTCAAGCCTTACGACTCACGTGAACTGCTGGCCCGGCTCCACGCCTGTATTCGCCGGGTGCCCACGACCACCGAGGACGACGGGCAAATGACGTTGTCCAATGGCGACCTGGTCATTGATCCCTCACGCCACCGCGTCATTGTCCGCCAGCAGGAAGTGAAGCTTACCAAAACCGAATTCGACCTGCTCTATTACTTTGCCCGCAACCGGGGCCGCGTCCTGACGCACTCGATGATTTTGGAGGCGGTTTGGGGCCAGGACAGTTGCGTAAGCAAGAGCACCCTCAAACAGTTCATGCTCTCGCTTCGCAAAAAGATAGAGAAGAACCCCAACAACCCGCAGTGGCTGGTTAACGAGCATGGCGTCGGCTATGCCCTGATGTTTGATTAA
- a CDS encoding NAD(P)-binding domain-containing protein: protein MTEKLDTIIIGGGQAGLSLSYLLTQQGREHLVLEKAGRAGEAWRWRWDSFTFVTPNWAIRLPGGNYQGDNPDGYMPRDEIIGMFEAYVTRHGLPVRYGVAVKAVKRTETGYTVEADGTTWEAANVVVATGSFQKPKSPSFSANIAKDVLQIHSGEYRNPSALPPGAVLIIGSGQSGCQIAEELYQSGRKVFLSVGSAGRAPRRYRGKDVFWWLDKSGFFDRTLDKLPSPKARFAGNPQASGTRGGHPINLHQFARDGVTLLGRVQGADDHRIALAPNLKEALGKVDEFEVNLLKMIDGFIAKSGLDAPKEEAPQLRDGYETEVITELDLRAAGVSSIIWAMGYTFDFSLVQLPIFDDDGYPVQQRGVTDYPGLYFLGLHWLHTAKSTLLLGVGEDAAYVAEHIATRGQ from the coding sequence ATGACAGAAAAACTCGATACGATTATCATCGGCGGCGGGCAGGCTGGACTCTCGCTGAGTTATCTTTTGACTCAGCAGGGCCGCGAACATCTGGTGCTGGAGAAGGCCGGGCGCGCGGGTGAAGCCTGGCGATGGCGCTGGGACTCGTTCACCTTCGTCACACCCAATTGGGCAATTCGCTTGCCAGGCGGCAACTATCAAGGAGACAACCCTGACGGTTACATGCCACGTGACGAGATCATTGGGATGTTTGAGGCGTATGTGACTCGCCACGGCCTGCCGGTGCGATACGGTGTGGCAGTGAAGGCGGTCAAACGAACAGAAACGGGGTACACGGTTGAAGCCGACGGCACAACCTGGGAGGCCGCCAACGTGGTGGTGGCGACCGGCTCGTTCCAGAAACCCAAGTCGCCGTCGTTCAGCGCAAACATCGCCAAAGACGTTTTACAGATTCATTCAGGCGAGTATCGCAACCCAAGCGCCCTGCCGCCGGGCGCGGTGCTGATCATCGGCAGTGGGCAGTCGGGTTGCCAGATTGCGGAGGAGTTGTATCAGAGCGGGCGCAAGGTGTTTTTGAGCGTGGGCAGTGCGGGCCGCGCTCCGCGACGTTATCGCGGCAAAGATGTCTTCTGGTGGCTGGACAAAAGCGGCTTCTTTGATCGCACGCTCGACAAACTGCCTTCACCCAAAGCGCGGTTCGCCGGCAACCCGCAGGCCTCGGGCACACGCGGCGGTCACCCCATCAACTTGCACCAGTTTGCCCGTGACGGCGTGACTCTGCTGGGCCGGGTTCAGGGCGCGGACGATCACAGGATTGCGCTGGCCCCGAATTTGAAAGAAGCGCTGGGCAAAGTTGACGAGTTTGAGGTCAACTTGCTGAAGATGATTGACGGCTTCATCGCCAAGAGCGGCCTGGATGCGCCGAAGGAAGAAGCGCCACAGTTGCGCGATGGTTATGAAACCGAGGTGATCACCGAATTGGATTTGCGCGCCGCCGGGGTATCCAGCATTATCTGGGCCATGGGCTATACTTTCGACTTCAGTTTGGTGCAGTTGCCGATCTTCGACGACGATGGCTACCCCGTTCAGCAACGCGGCGTGACGGATTATCCGGGTTTGTATTTCTTGGGATTGCACTGGTTACACACTGCCAAGTCTACCCTGCTGTTGGGCGTGGGCGAGGATGCGGCCTACGTGGCCGAGCACATTGCAACGAGGGGACAATGA
- a CDS encoding glycosyltransferase family 2 protein, which translates to MSALSVVIPAYNEEDGIAEIAKRVLAVKGDLAKVGVNEFELLVVNDGSRDKTAEIAAKIEGVRLISHPRNRGYGAALKTGFNAAKGELIGFLDADGTYPPEYFPKLCTVAMNGADLVIGSRMAGAESKMPITRRIGNIFFATLLSLIAHQRVTDSASGMRVFKREVLERIYPLPDGLNLTPVMSTRAIHESIKVAEVPIPYSERLGRSKLSVVRDGTVFLQSIVWTALSYNPVRFLGFIGLGGVALALLAVAALVGARLSGDTTLGPLEVAGLFGGMISGVAGISVFALGVTFNYLVSLFYKKPIRQGLFGRPIFAQSIDRHFGWVGLLAAIAGLAVGGVALGLGVSGWEIARLWLYLLGSAMMILVGVQLVIYWILLRVLEELSQRELLTRKDMGTA; encoded by the coding sequence ATGAGCGCATTATCAGTGGTTATTCCAGCATACAACGAAGAGGATGGCATTGCCGAGATTGCGAAGCGGGTGTTGGCGGTGAAAGGTGATCTGGCGAAAGTCGGCGTGAATGAGTTTGAGTTGTTGGTCGTCAACGACGGCTCACGCGACAAGACGGCCGAGATCGCCGCCAAAATCGAGGGCGTTCGCCTGATCAGCCATCCCCGCAATCGCGGTTACGGCGCGGCGCTCAAGACCGGCTTCAACGCGGCCAAAGGCGAGCTGATCGGCTTCCTCGACGCCGACGGCACTTACCCGCCCGAATACTTTCCCAAACTTTGCACGGTGGCGATGAACGGAGCCGACCTGGTCATTGGCTCGCGCATGGCCGGGGCCGAAAGCAAGATGCCCATCACGCGCCGCATTGGCAACATCTTCTTTGCCACCCTGCTCAGCCTCATTGCCCATCAGCGCGTGACCGACAGCGCCAGCGGCATGAGAGTCTTCAAGCGCGAAGTGCTGGAGCGCATCTACCCCTTGCCCGACGGCCTCAACCTCACGCCAGTGATGAGCACCCGGGCCATTCACGAAAGCATCAAAGTGGCCGAAGTGCCGATTCCTTACAGCGAACGACTGGGCCGCTCCAAACTCAGCGTCGTGCGCGACGGTACGGTCTTCCTGCAGTCCATAGTTTGGACGGCGCTTTCTTATAACCCGGTTCGGTTTCTGGGTTTCATCGGCTTGGGCGGCGTGGCCCTGGCCCTGCTGGCCGTGGCGGCCCTGGTGGGCGCCCGGCTTTCGGGCGACACCACGCTCGGCCCCCTTGAAGTGGCCGGCTTGTTCGGCGGCATGATCTCCGGCGTCGCCGGCATCAGCGTCTTTGCCCTCGGCGTCACCTTCAACTATCTGGTGTCGCTCTTTTACAAGAAGCCGATTCGACAGGGACTCTTTGGCCGCCCGATCTTTGCCCAATCTATTGACCGTCATTTCGGCTGGGTCGGGTTGTTGGCCGCCATCGCCGGTTTAGCCGTCGGCGGCGTGGCCCTGGGCCTCGGCGTCAGCGGCTGGGAGATCGCCCGCCTGTGGTTGTATCTGCTGGGCAGTGCCATGATGATCCTGGTCGGTGTGCAATTGGTCATTTACTGGATATTATTACGGGTGTTGGAAGAACTCAGCCAGCGTGAACTGTTGACTCGCAAAGACATGGGCACAGCCTAA
- a CDS encoding APC family permease, translated as MAATATPEVFTRKASGLVRVMSPYSAFVYNILTMGLIFPWTYLWAPGALPGGNLVWGIILATVIEIPIAFAYVWLSTALPRSGGDYVFQSRVFGGGVAFTVVMSGFVIWILQWVALSGWLVAYLGFAPLFLGLGATMGNTTFSGIGVWFTTGPGIVITSIVNALLSMVLLVSGFKNYVRFQHVMWWGTLLAFATVFFILFTTPASDFVTRLNAFAVASGGAANFYQTAVSAVQGAGIDLNPPFSLWATLLVAPIAWTSLQWATYSAQQNGEIKDAKNFNAQTFIMVGSLVATGLLLALLALGLQRVAPPEFLTVAGAGYWSLIAEANINGFNLWPPIIAVALTASPLVVLIIGVGYILNGFQIVCNCYIGMTRVMVAMSLDRLLPEWFSKVDEKLHTPVNSHLAYFLASIPVILAYSLVKGWVGLTLGVTFGCGYVFVVTSLAGALLPYRAKDLYNASPGSRYSLGGTPLITILGGLGAVLGTLMVFAFLFAPQLGVLGNWDFTDFPAHVWAQIIAIAIIVASLALYMMMKNSQKSKGINVDYAFKEIPPE; from the coding sequence ATGGCAGCGACAGCAACCCCTGAAGTCTTCACCCGAAAAGCGTCCGGCCTGGTTCGGGTGATGTCTCCCTATTCTGCGTTCGTCTATAACATTCTTACCATGGGCCTGATCTTCCCCTGGACGTACCTGTGGGCACCCGGCGCTCTGCCCGGCGGCAACCTGGTGTGGGGAATCATTTTGGCCACCGTCATCGAAATTCCAATTGCTTTTGCCTACGTCTGGCTGTCCACCGCCCTGCCGCGCTCCGGCGGTGATTACGTGTTTCAGAGCCGGGTGTTCGGCGGCGGCGTCGCCTTCACGGTAGTGATGTCCGGGTTCGTGATCTGGATTTTGCAGTGGGTGGCGCTCTCGGGTTGGTTGGTGGCCTATTTGGGGTTTGCCCCGCTCTTCCTGGGCCTCGGGGCGACGATGGGCAACACCACATTTTCCGGCATCGGGGTGTGGTTCACCACCGGGCCTGGCATCGTCATCACTAGCATCGTCAACGCTTTGCTGTCCATGGTGCTGCTCGTCAGCGGCTTCAAGAATTACGTGCGCTTCCAGCATGTGATGTGGTGGGGGACTCTGCTGGCCTTCGCGACGGTGTTCTTTATTTTGTTCACCACGCCAGCTTCGGATTTTGTGACCCGGCTCAACGCCTTCGCCGTCGCCTCGGGCGGCGCGGCTAATTTTTACCAGACCGCCGTCTCGGCGGTTCAGGGCGCTGGCATTGACCTCAACCCCCCGTTCAGTTTGTGGGCCACCTTGTTGGTGGCGCCCATCGCCTGGACTTCGCTCCAGTGGGCGACTTACTCGGCCCAGCAGAACGGCGAGATCAAGGATGCCAAGAATTTCAACGCCCAGACCTTCATCATGGTCGGCTCGCTCGTCGCCACTGGTTTGCTATTGGCTCTGCTGGCCCTGGGCCTGCAACGCGTTGCGCCGCCCGAATTTCTGACGGTGGCCGGAGCCGGTTATTGGTCGCTCATCGCCGAAGCCAACATCAACGGCTTCAATTTGTGGCCGCCCATCATTGCCGTCGCCCTTACCGCCAGCCCGCTGGTGGTGCTCATCATCGGCGTCGGTTACATCCTCAACGGCTTCCAGATCGTCTGCAACTGCTACATCGGCATGACGCGGGTAATGGTGGCCATGTCGCTCGACCGGCTTCTGCCGGAGTGGTTCAGCAAAGTGGACGAGAAACTTCACACGCCGGTCAACTCCCACCTGGCTTACTTCCTGGCCAGCATCCCGGTCATCCTGGCCTACAGCCTGGTGAAGGGCTGGGTTGGCCTGACGCTGGGCGTGACGTTTGGCTGTGGTTACGTGTTCGTCGTCACCAGCCTGGCCGGCGCCCTGCTTCCGTATCGGGCCAAAGATTTGTACAATGCTTCACCGGGGTCGAGATATTCTCTCGGCGGCACTCCGCTCATTACGATCCTCGGCGGTTTGGGCGCGGTGTTGGGCACCCTTATGGTGTTTGCGTTCCTCTTCGCTCCGCAACTCGGCGTCTTGGGCAACTGGGACTTTACCGACTTCCCGGCTCATGTCTGGGCGCAGATCATCGCCATCGCCATCATCGTGGCGTCGCTGGCGCTCTATATGATGATGAAGAACAGCCAGAAGTCCAAAGGCATCAACGTGGATTACGCCTTCAAGGAAATTCCGCCGGAATAG